DNA sequence from the Rhodococcus sp. 4CII genome:
GACCACGTCGGCGCTCACCCGGCGCAGCACCGGGAGCAACAACATGCCCAGCAGCACCGGGATGATCCCCACATAGGTGCCGAGCAACGCCATCGTGACGAAGAACTCGGCGCCGGGTGCGGGGGTGTCCACCGCGGCGGGGATCTCGTGCTCGATGACCAGACCGGTGTTGGTCAGCATCGAGATCAGATACGGCTGACCGGTGATCCACGGGTAGTCGAGCGTGATCGTCTCGGACGCCAGCCGCCCGAGCGGCTCCTCGGCGCCGGCGACGTCGACGAATGCGTCGTTGACGAACACCTGCGCGACCGTGACCGGATCGGGGCCGACGTTGCGCAGAGTCAGGCTGATCTGCCCCGGCTCGAGGACGGTGCGTTCGATCGCGATGTCCTCGATCGGGGGGCCGGCGCGCTCGGGCAGGCTCTGCGCGGCCAGCATCGCCAACGCCGCCAGCGCGGCGACGATGATCGCCACGACACTCACGCCGCGGATCCACACCCCGGCGCGGGGTGCGTCGGGGCCTTCGGCGGGTGCTGCGGTGTCGGTGACCGCCGCGCGGCCGGGGTCCTGCGGCGTCACCGCGGCACGGTCCGAATTGTCCGGCGTCGCCGGACCTGGGGTGGGCGTCATTCGGTCACCTCGAAGAATCCCATCCAGCCCAGGTCGGCGAACTCGGTCTTGTGGGCGTGGAACATGTATTTGCCCGGATGAGGGAACCGCATCTCGCAGATTCCGCGTTGGCCCTGGGCCTGGACGATGGTGTCGGTGAATTCGGCCGGCTCGAGCCGGGTCCCGGTCGGGTAGTAGTCGAAGAAGTTGCCGTGCACGTGGAAGCTGTTGATCGGGTCGTACTCGAGCACGTTGACCAGGTAGATCCGCACCAATTCACCACGTTTGACCTGCACGGGCTCGTGCATGTAGTGGAACGGGATGCCGTTGACCGCGTAGAGCTGGTTGCCTTCCCCGTCGAAGGTGGTGTTGTAGCCGTGCATCACCATCACCATCTCGTCGGCCGGAGGCCGCCCCTGCGCGGGGTCGATGACGAAGGTGCCGTACATGCCGCGGGCGATGTGCTCGGCGAGCGGGCTGACGTGGCAGTGGTAGAGGTGCAGCCCGAACGGGGTGGCATCGAATTCGTAGGTGAACGATTCGCCGGGTTCGATGATGCCCCGGCCCACCCCGGGGATCCCGTCCATCTCGGCCGGGTGGATGCCGTGGAAGTGCATCGTGTGCGGATGCGCGGACCCGTTGGTGAACCGCACCCGCAGCCGGTCGCCCTCGGTGCAGCGCAGGGCCGGACCCGGTACCCGCGAATTGAACGTCCACGCCGGGAAAAACACCCCCGGGGCGACTTCGATCTCCTCGTCACCGGCGAAGACCTCCCACTCGCGCAGCGTGCGCCCGTCTGGCAGCACGGAGGTGCTGCCGTAGTCGAAATCACGCAGCATGGCGGTGGGGTGGAATCCGTTCGCCGCGTGGTCGACCTGCTGGCCGAGCCGGAAGGTCGGCCCACTGCTTCCACCACCGTGACCGGCGGTTCCGGCGCTGTGGGACGAATGGGCCGGTCCGGCGCCGGCATGTGCTCCGGGAGGGTGCTCGCTCGGGGATTGCGTCAATTTTCCCGCCCCCAGTACCAGCCCCGCGGTCCCCGCCAGCGCCCCGCCGAACAGCAACTGACGGCGCGACGGCGCGCTCATCGGCACGTCCCCGGCCGGTCGGCAACCACATCTCGCACATCGATGAGCCTCATCACATCGTAAAGTTTGGCATGCCGAACTAAGAACTTCAAAGTCCCAAATACCTGTTGTGCCGAGTGCGTCGTCGGCTCCCCGACTTGCCGGCCCCGACTGCCCGGCCCCCGGCGGCTGAGCTGAGACTGTGGGAGGGGTCATCGATCGCTGCCGGGTACACCCGACCCCGTCCGACGGGGATGATTCACCACCGGATCGGCCGGGCCGTGGCCGGAGCCGGTGCCTCGGTCGGTTACTGCTGTCGCGGGGTGTGCGAGCGCAGCCCGCTGGGGGCCTCGAGGTCGGTTTTCCGATCCGTGCGCCTACCCGTAGCGCTCGACGGTTGATCGGTTCCGTCGACGGGGGAGGGGCAGCAATCGCAGCCATCCTCGGCACTCTGGCCGCCGAGGGCAGCCGAGTTCGGCAGGGTCAGCGGCAACAGCGTCGGTGCGCGTCCCGCAGGCGCGATGCGCGGGGCCGGGGCCGAGGCGGGGGAGCAACAGGCGTCACCGAGGACGTGGTCGGACGCTGCGACGCTCACGTGCACGGCGCCGGTGGTGGTGGGTGCGGCGGTCAGCCCGGGCAGGGTGGTGGCGCGGGCGGCGCGGATGGCGTTGCCGATCACCAGGACCTCGGCGAGCTCATGGATGAACACCACGGTGGCCAGGCCGAGCACGCCGGTGGCGGCCAGCGGGATCAAGATCCCGATGATGGCCAGGGACAGCCCGATGTTCTGCAGCATGATGGTCCGGGCCCGCCGCGCGTGCGCCAGCACCTGCGGGAGGTGGCGCAGGTCTTCGCCCATCAGGGCGACGTCGGCGGTTCCGCCGCGCGTGCGCCAGCACCTGCGGGAGGTGGCGCAGGTCTTCGCCCATCAGGGCGACGTCGGCGGTTTCGATGGCCACGTCGGTTCCCATGGCACCCATCGCGATGCCGATGTTCGCGGTGGCCAGGGCGGGGGCGTCGTTGATGCCGTCGCCGACCATCGCGATCCGGCGGCCGCGCGCGAGGGTCGGCAGCAGCGTGGCCTTGTCCTCGGGGAGCAGTTCGGCGTGCACGGTGGTGATGCCGGCCTCGGCGGCGAGGCTGTGGGCGGTGCGCTCGTTGTCCCCGGTCAGCATCGCCACATCGATGCCGAGTCCGCGCAGCCGGTGGATCGCGTCCGGTGCCTCGGGGCGTAGTTCGTCGCGGACGGCGATCGCCGCGATCACGGTCGCATCCTGTTCGACGAGCACCACGGTGGCGCCCTCGCCCTGCAGGCGGGCGACCTGGTCGGCGAGCGGCCCGGGATTGATCCAGCCGGGTTTGCCGAGTCGCAGCGCGGCGCCTGCGAGGGTGCCGTGCAGGCCGTGGCCGGCGACCGCGGTGACGTCGTCGGCAGGGGTGATGTCCGGGCCGGCGGTGGTCAGGATCGCCTGGGCGAGGGGGTGTTCGCTGCGGGCCTCGAGCGCCGCCGCGGCGG
Encoded proteins:
- a CDS encoding multicopper oxidase domain-containing protein, producing the protein MSAPSRRQLLFGGALAGTAGLVLGAGKLTQSPSEHPPGAHAGAGPAHSSHSAGTAGHGGGSSGPTFRLGQQVDHAANGFHPTAMLRDFDYGSTSVLPDGRTLREWEVFAGDEEIEVAPGVFFPAWTFNSRVPGPALRCTEGDRLRVRFTNGSAHPHTMHFHGIHPAEMDGIPGVGRGIIEPGESFTYEFDATPFGLHLYHCHVSPLAEHIARGMYGTFVIDPAQGRPPADEMVMVMHGYNTTFDGEGNQLYAVNGIPFHYMHEPVQVKRGELVRIYLVNVLEYDPINSFHVHGNFFDYYPTGTRLEPAEFTDTIVQAQGQRGICEMRFPHPGKYMFHAHKTEFADLGWMGFFEVTE